Proteins encoded by one window of Mastacembelus armatus chromosome 23, fMasArm1.2, whole genome shotgun sequence:
- the mical3b gene encoding protein-methionine sulfoxide oxidase mical3b isoform X9 has protein sequence MGDESPEGRAQELFDEFVSASTCRAALRSFSQLCEHLQLDHSSAERPLYRPIKCRLNYWRANALWAKLDRRAAQQEYQGAQVCKNTTCVVIGAGPCGLRTAVELSFMGARVVLLEKRDSFSRNNVLHLWPFTIHDLRGLGAKKFYGKFCAGSIDHISIRQLQLVLLKVALLLGVEVHVNVEFKNLVEPPVDQHRHKVGWTMEVSPKSHPVNQLEFEVIIGADGRRNTLPGFRRKEFRGKLAIAITANFKNRNTTAEAKVEEISGVAFIFNQRFFQELRQETGIDLENIVYYKDDTHYFVMTAKKQSLLEKGVILQDFADTEQLLSRVNVDQNALQQYAREAADFSTNHQLPSLDFAMNHYGQPDVAMFDFTCMYASENAAMIRHRHGHHLLVTLVGDSLLEPFWPMGTGVARGFLAALDSAWMTRSWAQGAAPLDVLAERESLYRLLPQTTPENMQKNINLFSVDPATRYLNISPLTVPPAQVRHLVDTGDEAGLNTDCGDIICLSSPRPLRQEPFSQSNELLVWCQEQTRGYRGVAVSDLTSSWKSGLALCALIHRHRPDLIDFDYLDESSVEENTRLGFNVAEREFGISPLMTVEEMWCMAEPDSLSMVMYLSQFYQLLKDSPPPAGSLCQSAELRSALLTPASLLSRLGHSPSRKRNPKEQKEAAGKRRKTSRPGEEQLESCDLNSDVDDQVSGEMFVRGSRVRLLANQLQAKLDESSSTCRISSALPRQQGELVSSFPPPSESADAAAPASAWRPKKRTLQQEQMSFRFKEKLKSQYALSKDEQVAVGSSDICFFCKKRVYVMERLSAEGLFFHRSCFQCDYCSSTLRLAAYAYDQHNALRLSLECTACEEEADRQDCFTANINSVCGSSSVPFLC, from the exons ATGGGAGACGAATCTCCAGAAGGCCGAGCTCAGGAGCTGTTTGATGAGTTTGTGTCTGCGTCGACCTGCAGGGCAGCACTGCGCTCCTTCAGCCAGCTGTGTGAACATCTGCAGCTGGACCACAGCTCCGCCGAGAGGCCGTTGTACCGTCCAATCAAATGCCGCCTCAACTACTGGAGGGCTAATGCTCTGTGGGCTAAACTGGACCGACGGGCCGCTCAGCAGGAGTACCAGGGGGCTCAGGTCTGCAAAAACACCACg TGTGTAGTCATTGGGGCGGGGCCCTGTGGTTTGAGGACGGCGGTGGAGCTGAGCTTCATGGGAGCTCGGGTGGTGCTGCTCGAGAAAAGAGATTCGTTCTCCAGAAACAACGTGCTTCACCTGTGGCCGTTCACCATCCACGACCTCCGGGGTCTCGGGGCCAAAAAATTCTATGGAAAGTTCTGCGCCGGTTCCATCGACCACATCA GTATCCGTCAGCTGCAGCTGGTTCTCCTAAAGGTCGCTTTACTGCTGGGGGTCGAAGTCCATGTCAATGTGGAGTTTAAAAACCTGGTGGAGCCACCTGTAgaccagcacagacaca AGGTGGGCTGGACGATGGAGGTGAGTCCAAAGTCTCATCCTGTCAATCAGCTGGAGTTTGAGGTCATTATCGGAGCAGACGGACGCAGGAACACACTTCCAG GTTTCAGGCGTAAAGAGTTCAGAGGGAAGCTGGCCATTGCCATCACGGCCAacttcaaaaacagaaacaccacagCTGAAGCCAAAGTGGAGGAGATCAGCGGCGTGGCGTTCATCTTCAACCAGAGGTTCTTCCAGGAACTACGACAGGAAACTG GGATTGACCTGGAAAACATTGTGTACTATAAAGACGACACTCACTACTTTGTGATGACGGCAAAGAAGCAGAGTCTATTGGAGAAAGGAGTCATTCTACAG GACTTTGCTGACACCGAACAGCTTCTCTCTCGGGTAAACGTGGACCAGAATGCATTGCAGCAGTACGCCCGTGAGGCCGCCGACTTCTCTACCAATCATCAGCTGCCATCTCTTGACTTCGCCATGAATCACTATGGGCAGCCTGATGTCGCCATGTTTGACTTCACCTGCATGTATGCCTCAGAGAACGCCGCCATGATCCGCCACCGCCACGGACACCACCTGCTGGTCACACTGGTGGGAGACAGCCTGCTGGAG CCCTTCTGGCCAATGGGAACTGGAGTAGCTCGAGGGTTTCTGGCAGCTCTAGACTCGGCCTGGATGACCCGAAGCTGGGCTCAGGGAGCAGCTCCTCTGGATGTACTGGCTGAGAG AGAGAGTTTGTACCGTCTCCTCCCTCAGACGACTCCAGAGAACATGCAGAAGAACatcaatctgttttctgttgacCCAGCAACCAGATACCTGAACATCAGTCCTCTGACTGTCCCACCTGCTCAG gtgaGACACCTGGTGGACACAGGTGATGAGGCGGGGCTAAACACAGACTGTGGTGACATCATCTGCCTATCTTCACCCAGACCCCTCAGACAAG AGCCCTTTTCTCAGTCCAATGAGCTGCTGGTGTGGTGTCAGGAGCAGACCCGTGGTTACCGTGGCGTTGCCGTGAGTGACCTAACTTCCTCCTGGAAGAGCGGCCTCGCCCTGTGTGCCCTGATCCATCGACACAGACCGGACCTTAT AGACTTTGACTATCTGGACGAGTCCTCGGTGGAAGAAAACACCCGTCTGGGTTTCAACGTGGCTGAACGAGAGTTTGGGATTTCTCCTCTGATGACGGTGGAGGAGATGTGGTGCATGGCAGAACCAGACTCTCTGTCTATGGTGATGTACCTGAGCCAGTTTTACCAGCTGCTCAAAGACTCGCCTCCCCCTGCTG gCTCGCTGTGTCAGAGCGCTGAGCTCAGATCAGCCCTCCTCACGCCGGCCTCCCTCCTCAGCCGACTGGGACACAGTCCATCCAGGAAAAGAAACCCAAAG GAGCAGAAAGAAGCTGCAGGTAAACGGAGGAAGACCAGTCGCCCAGGTGAAGAGCAGCTGGAG TCATGTGACCTAAACAGTGACGTTGACGACCAGGTGTCTGGTGAGATGTTTGTCAGAGGGTCCAGAGTTCGTCTGTTAGCCAATCAGCTGCAGGCAAAGCTGGACGAGAGTTCATCTACCTGCAGGATTTCTTCAGCTTTACCACGACAG CAGGGGGAACTGGTGTCCAGCTTCCCTCCCCCTTCAGAGTCTGCAGACGCTGCCGCCCCAGCATCTGCTTGGAGACCG AAAAAACGAACCCTTCAACAGGAACAGATGAGTTTTCGGTTCAAAGAGAAGCTCAAGTCTCAGTATGCCCTCAGCAAGGATGAGCAG GTTGCAGTGGGCAGCAGTGACATCTGTTTCTTCTGTAAAAAGAGAGTTTATGTGATGGAGCGTCTGAGTGCTGAGGGCCTGTTCTTCCATCGCAGTTGTTTCCAGTGTGATTACTGCAGCAGCACTCTCCGACTGGCCGCATACGCCTACGACCAACACAACG CATTACGACTGTCGCTTGAATGCACCGCCTGTGAGGAAGAGGCCGACAGACAGGACTGCTTCACAGCGAACATCAATA gCGTCTGTGGGTCCAGCTCCGTCCCTTTCCTCTGCTGA
- the mical3b gene encoding protein-methionine sulfoxide oxidase mical3b isoform X3: protein MGDESPEGRAQELFDEFVSASTCRAALRSFSQLCEHLQLDHSSAERPLYRPIKCRLNYWRANALWAKLDRRAAQQEYQGAQVCKNTTCVVIGAGPCGLRTAVELSFMGARVVLLEKRDSFSRNNVLHLWPFTIHDLRGLGAKKFYGKFCAGSIDHISIRQLQLVLLKVALLLGVEVHVNVEFKNLVEPPVDQHRHKVGWTMEVSPKSHPVNQLEFEVIIGADGRRNTLPGFRRKEFRGKLAIAITANFKNRNTTAEAKVEEISGVAFIFNQRFFQELRQETGIDLENIVYYKDDTHYFVMTAKKQSLLEKGVILQDFADTEQLLSRVNVDQNALQQYAREAADFSTNHQLPSLDFAMNHYGQPDVAMFDFTCMYASENAAMIRHRHGHHLLVTLVGDSLLEPFWPMGTGVARGFLAALDSAWMTRSWAQGAAPLDVLAERESLYRLLPQTTPENMQKNINLFSVDPATRYLNISPLTVPPAQVRHLVDTGDEAGLNTDCGDIICLSSPRPLRQEPFSQSNELLVWCQEQTRGYRGVAVSDLTSSWKSGLALCALIHRHRPDLIDFDYLDESSVEENTRLGFNVAEREFGISPLMTVEEMWCMAEPDSLSMVMYLSQFYQLLKDSPPPAGSLCQSAELRSALLTPASLLSRLGHSPSRKRNPKEQKEAAGKRRKTSRPGEEQLESCDLNSDVDDQVSGEMFVRGSRVRLLANQLQAKLDESSSTCRISSALPRQQGELVSSFPPPSESADAAAPASAWRPKKRTLQQEQMSFRFKEKLKSQYALSKDEQVAVGSSDICFFCKKRVYVMERLSAEGLFFHRSCFQCDYCSSTLRLAAYAYDQHNDKFYCVQHYDCRLNAPPVRKRPTDRTASQRTSIASVGPAPSLSSADSSLPADCRRSSVVSVTTVPRERFELENYRRSSTKVEMELLEEPEEVSEETLNQFNLNLDQKHNHQDSSESEMDEEEKDRRGGRHRVTSEEARASWRATLQLHLQLKDEEEEEEEGEEEGDSEVESSDEEEFSSLPSQSVASTAGSDITCPDTPVEPDSTSNLLFCNTSSMPSSKAPPPAPMSFTPSTASFVTTPDSTHEENRNTAPPKHHTPATVMETAAGGRGSFDDISPELPQKKPPLLQKRGVKLKGDGAGSDEEEAGSEDMRRRHIGGHSLPPLQVEGRGLLLPLMGLRQVEIEGGGARALWRAMFAGNRKEKKRGRASLSYAVRANQRRATDMRGGVTEDSDLDSSTVLQRCSLKPRNNRCSVRDTVPVQGFDGQSSCSTEVLGVLVQPKEPSSLSIKETMFQRGREDEDEDLDTKITRRVQRAARRQAKQEQLKRLHKAQMIQRQLQQVEEKQRQLEERGVMLEKALRGEADYWGDSNTSQDIDLHLEGLGKLDNPTLMQQWFQLVQQKNSLVRYESELMIFARELELEDRQSRLQQELRERMAVDDHLKEEQQLLEERLILEEMLEVVEQRDSLVSLLEEQRLQERQEDRDLEQVMMTRELALGWI, encoded by the exons ATGGGAGACGAATCTCCAGAAGGCCGAGCTCAGGAGCTGTTTGATGAGTTTGTGTCTGCGTCGACCTGCAGGGCAGCACTGCGCTCCTTCAGCCAGCTGTGTGAACATCTGCAGCTGGACCACAGCTCCGCCGAGAGGCCGTTGTACCGTCCAATCAAATGCCGCCTCAACTACTGGAGGGCTAATGCTCTGTGGGCTAAACTGGACCGACGGGCCGCTCAGCAGGAGTACCAGGGGGCTCAGGTCTGCAAAAACACCACg TGTGTAGTCATTGGGGCGGGGCCCTGTGGTTTGAGGACGGCGGTGGAGCTGAGCTTCATGGGAGCTCGGGTGGTGCTGCTCGAGAAAAGAGATTCGTTCTCCAGAAACAACGTGCTTCACCTGTGGCCGTTCACCATCCACGACCTCCGGGGTCTCGGGGCCAAAAAATTCTATGGAAAGTTCTGCGCCGGTTCCATCGACCACATCA GTATCCGTCAGCTGCAGCTGGTTCTCCTAAAGGTCGCTTTACTGCTGGGGGTCGAAGTCCATGTCAATGTGGAGTTTAAAAACCTGGTGGAGCCACCTGTAgaccagcacagacaca AGGTGGGCTGGACGATGGAGGTGAGTCCAAAGTCTCATCCTGTCAATCAGCTGGAGTTTGAGGTCATTATCGGAGCAGACGGACGCAGGAACACACTTCCAG GTTTCAGGCGTAAAGAGTTCAGAGGGAAGCTGGCCATTGCCATCACGGCCAacttcaaaaacagaaacaccacagCTGAAGCCAAAGTGGAGGAGATCAGCGGCGTGGCGTTCATCTTCAACCAGAGGTTCTTCCAGGAACTACGACAGGAAACTG GGATTGACCTGGAAAACATTGTGTACTATAAAGACGACACTCACTACTTTGTGATGACGGCAAAGAAGCAGAGTCTATTGGAGAAAGGAGTCATTCTACAG GACTTTGCTGACACCGAACAGCTTCTCTCTCGGGTAAACGTGGACCAGAATGCATTGCAGCAGTACGCCCGTGAGGCCGCCGACTTCTCTACCAATCATCAGCTGCCATCTCTTGACTTCGCCATGAATCACTATGGGCAGCCTGATGTCGCCATGTTTGACTTCACCTGCATGTATGCCTCAGAGAACGCCGCCATGATCCGCCACCGCCACGGACACCACCTGCTGGTCACACTGGTGGGAGACAGCCTGCTGGAG CCCTTCTGGCCAATGGGAACTGGAGTAGCTCGAGGGTTTCTGGCAGCTCTAGACTCGGCCTGGATGACCCGAAGCTGGGCTCAGGGAGCAGCTCCTCTGGATGTACTGGCTGAGAG AGAGAGTTTGTACCGTCTCCTCCCTCAGACGACTCCAGAGAACATGCAGAAGAACatcaatctgttttctgttgacCCAGCAACCAGATACCTGAACATCAGTCCTCTGACTGTCCCACCTGCTCAG gtgaGACACCTGGTGGACACAGGTGATGAGGCGGGGCTAAACACAGACTGTGGTGACATCATCTGCCTATCTTCACCCAGACCCCTCAGACAAG AGCCCTTTTCTCAGTCCAATGAGCTGCTGGTGTGGTGTCAGGAGCAGACCCGTGGTTACCGTGGCGTTGCCGTGAGTGACCTAACTTCCTCCTGGAAGAGCGGCCTCGCCCTGTGTGCCCTGATCCATCGACACAGACCGGACCTTAT AGACTTTGACTATCTGGACGAGTCCTCGGTGGAAGAAAACACCCGTCTGGGTTTCAACGTGGCTGAACGAGAGTTTGGGATTTCTCCTCTGATGACGGTGGAGGAGATGTGGTGCATGGCAGAACCAGACTCTCTGTCTATGGTGATGTACCTGAGCCAGTTTTACCAGCTGCTCAAAGACTCGCCTCCCCCTGCTG gCTCGCTGTGTCAGAGCGCTGAGCTCAGATCAGCCCTCCTCACGCCGGCCTCCCTCCTCAGCCGACTGGGACACAGTCCATCCAGGAAAAGAAACCCAAAG GAGCAGAAAGAAGCTGCAGGTAAACGGAGGAAGACCAGTCGCCCAGGTGAAGAGCAGCTGGAG TCATGTGACCTAAACAGTGACGTTGACGACCAGGTGTCTGGTGAGATGTTTGTCAGAGGGTCCAGAGTTCGTCTGTTAGCCAATCAGCTGCAGGCAAAGCTGGACGAGAGTTCATCTACCTGCAGGATTTCTTCAGCTTTACCACGACAG CAGGGGGAACTGGTGTCCAGCTTCCCTCCCCCTTCAGAGTCTGCAGACGCTGCCGCCCCAGCATCTGCTTGGAGACCG AAAAAACGAACCCTTCAACAGGAACAGATGAGTTTTCGGTTCAAAGAGAAGCTCAAGTCTCAGTATGCCCTCAGCAAGGATGAGCAG GTTGCAGTGGGCAGCAGTGACATCTGTTTCTTCTGTAAAAAGAGAGTTTATGTGATGGAGCGTCTGAGTGCTGAGGGCCTGTTCTTCCATCGCAGTTGTTTCCAGTGTGATTACTGCAGCAGCACTCTCCGACTGGCCGCATACGCCTACGACCAACACAACG ACAAGTTTTACTGTGTCCAACATTACGACTGTCGCTTGAATGCACCGCCTGTGAGGAAGAGGCCGACAGACAGGACTGCTTCACAGCGAACATCAATA gCGTCTGTGGGTCCAGCTCCGTCCCTTTCCTCTGCTGACTCTTCTCTCCCAGCTGATTGTCGTCGCTCCTCAG TGGTTTCTGTGACGACAGTGCCGCGCGAGAGGTTCGAGCTGGAAAACTACCGACGCAGCTCGACAAAGGTGGAGatggagctgctggaggagccCGAGGAGGTCTCAGAGGAGACCCTGAACCAGTTCAACCTGAACCTGGACCAGAAACATAATCACCAGGACAG TTCAGAATCAGAGATGGACGAGGAAGAGAAGGACAGACGAGGAGGTCGACACCGGGTGACCTCAGAGGAGGCCAGAGCTTCATGGAGGGCaactctgcagctccacctccaaCTGaaagatgaggaagaagaggaggaggaaggtgaaGAAGAGGGAGACAGTGAGGTGGAGTCGAGTGATG AGGAGGagttttcttctcttccctctcAAAGTGTCGCCTCGACTGCAGGAAGTGACATCACATGTCCTGACACACCTGTCGAACCTGACTCCACCTCCAACTTGCTATTCTGCAATACCTCTTCGATGCCTTCATCTAAGGCTCCGCCCCCTGCCCCCATGTCCTTCACACCTTCCACCGCTTCCTTTGTTACCACACCTGACTCTACCCATGAGGAGAACAGAAATACAGCCCCACCCAAACACCACACACCTGCTACTGTCATGGAAACCGCTGCTGGTGGGCGTGGCTCATTTGATGACATCAGCCCTGAACTGCCACAGAAGAAGCCCCCCCTCCTTCAGAAGAGGGGGGTGAAGTTAAAAGGTGACGGGGCGGGGTCAGATGAGGAAGAGGCTGGGTCTGAGGATATGAGGCGGAGACACATAGGAGGTCACAGCCTCCCCCCCCTGCAGGTGGAGGGTAGGGGTCTTCTCCTTCCACTGATGGGGCTCAGACAGGTGGAGATAGAAGGGGGTGGAGCCAGAGCTCTGTGGAGGGCGATGTTCGCtggaaacaggaaggaaaagaagagaggcAGGGCTTCACTTTCATATGCAGTCAGAGCCAATCAGAGAAGAGCCACAG ATATGAGAGGAGGCGTAACAGAAGATTCTGATCTGGATTCATCCACTGTGCTTCAGAGGTGTTCCCTAAAACCCAGAAACAAC AGATGTTCTGTGAGGGACACAGTCCCCGTCCAGGGCTTTGATGGACAATCCTCCTGTTCCACTGAGGTTTTGGGGGTCCTGGTCCAGCCAAAGGAGCCATCCAGTCTGAGCATCAAGGAGACCATGTTCCAGAGGGGACgagaggatgaggatgaagatCTAGACACCAAAATCACTCGACGGGTTCAGAGAGCCGCTCGAAGACAGGCCAAACAAGAACAGTTGAAGAGACTCCACAAGGCTCAG ATGATCCAGAGACAGCTACAGCAGgtggaggagaaacagagacagcTGGAAGAGAGAGGAGTGATGCTGGAGAAAGCCCTCAGAGGAGAAGCTG aTTACTGGGGAGACTCTAACACCAGCCAAGACATTGACCTTCACCTGGAAG GACTGGGTAAACTGGATAACCCGactctgatgcagcagtggttccAGTTGGTGCAGCAGAAGAACTCTCTGGTTCGATATGAATCTGAACTCATGATATT TGCTCGAGAGTTGGAGCTGGAGGACAGACAGAGTCGGCTGCAGCAAGAGCTCAGGGAGAGGATGGCTGTGGATG ACCACCtgaaggaggagcagcagctgttggAGGAGCGACTTATCCTGGAGGAGATGTTGGAGGTGGTGGAACAGAGAGATTCTCTTGTGTCTCTGCTGGAGGAACAAAGGCTACAGGAACGACAGGAAGACCGGGATTTGGAGCAGGTCATGATGACCCGAGAGCTGGCACTTGGCTGGATCTGA